From Pseudarthrobacter equi, a single genomic window includes:
- a CDS encoding DUF3427 domain-containing protein, with amino-acid sequence MPEGLYELLNTESLEQFINEETADVTLAAVDDEDAPNILSRYVADALRQTLAAARPIERVALANRLLGELGVSSRIAPGPTQLQSLHRPDKLKRRSLRRPTTKLSDSALLTNSKDDPNLAAELRTEIESADTVDLLCAFVRWTGLRLLEPALEQLKERGAKLRVITTTYMGATERRAVDELVNRYGAEVKISYETKATRLHAKAWLFRRNTGFDTAYVGSSNLSQAALLDGLEWNVRLSSVATPALLQKFEVTFDSYWEQRAFQSYDPERDGEKLDDALERNGGRRTAAPDAATGLEVQPFLHQEEMLEDLEAERLKGYNHNLLVAATGTGKTVIAALDYKRLSETAGRDLKLLFVAHRQEILKQAMRTYRDVMQDGAFGELYVGEHKPREWKHIFASVQSLSSLGIEQLEPDFFDVVVIDEFHHAMAPTYRRLLEHLKPQQLLGLTATPERGDGVDVAKQFFDGRTASELRLWDALDADLLVPFHYFGVSDDVDLSRLEWKRGNYDTTQLSAIYTGNDARAAKVIRELRDKVTSTDQMRAIGFCVSVQHAHYMAEVFNRAGIASVAVDGTTDNADREEALRRLGKREINCIFAVDLFNEGLDLPQVDTILLLRPTQSATVFLQQLGRGLRRAEGKAVLTVLDFIGQQRREFRFDLRYRALTGYGRKELEKAVEDEFPYLPSGSQIVLDRVAQRVVLDNIKAQLRFNRAQLVRDIASYAETELEAYLERSGNDVKTIYRSTRDSWTSYLRQAGLIQGLSPLETVLRGKLEELSGAEEKKLLGRMAALIHVDDPERAAAYSMLVAPDAPRYAELGMREQAFARMLFYTLWDDGGGFKTYDDGLDHLRGYQFVCREIRQVVKLGVAASKHAAKSLGAELQHIPLLSHATYRREEVLAALQYGSLEQGKNVQHREGVAWCPATATDAFFVTLNKDDKKHSATTMYKDYAISPELFHWESQNATSPTSPTGQRYLNRAPYGSRILIFTRDTADDETGLTVPYTCLGQVDYVQHSGEKPIVITWKLHRPMPADVFASAAAVAK; translated from the coding sequence TTGCCCGAGGGCTTATATGAGCTGCTGAACACAGAATCACTCGAGCAGTTTATTAATGAGGAAACTGCCGATGTGACACTCGCCGCGGTCGATGATGAAGATGCTCCCAACATCCTCTCCCGGTACGTCGCCGATGCCCTCCGACAAACCCTGGCCGCAGCGAGACCAATTGAGCGTGTGGCCCTTGCCAACCGCCTCCTCGGGGAGCTGGGCGTTTCTAGCCGCATCGCACCGGGTCCAACCCAGCTCCAGTCTCTCCATCGCCCGGATAAGCTCAAACGCCGTAGTCTGCGCCGCCCTACCACCAAACTGAGTGACTCCGCCCTGCTCACCAACAGTAAGGACGATCCAAACCTCGCTGCGGAACTCAGGACCGAGATCGAGTCCGCTGACACGGTGGACCTTCTCTGCGCCTTCGTGCGCTGGACCGGGCTGAGGCTCTTGGAGCCGGCCCTTGAACAACTGAAAGAACGCGGCGCAAAGCTCCGTGTCATCACCACCACCTATATGGGTGCCACCGAACGCCGCGCCGTTGACGAGCTCGTCAACCGGTACGGGGCCGAAGTCAAGATCAGCTACGAAACCAAGGCCACAAGGCTGCACGCCAAGGCCTGGCTCTTCCGCCGTAACACCGGATTCGACACCGCCTACGTCGGCAGCTCCAACCTAAGTCAAGCCGCTCTACTGGACGGGCTTGAATGGAACGTCCGGCTCAGCTCCGTCGCCACGCCCGCCCTCCTGCAGAAGTTTGAGGTCACCTTCGACAGCTACTGGGAGCAGCGGGCTTTCCAGAGCTATGACCCGGAGCGCGACGGCGAAAAGCTGGACGATGCGTTGGAACGCAACGGCGGCCGTCGCACAGCGGCACCGGATGCAGCCACCGGGCTTGAGGTTCAGCCATTCCTCCATCAGGAGGAGATGCTGGAGGACCTGGAAGCTGAGCGCCTCAAGGGCTACAACCACAACCTTCTGGTCGCCGCCACGGGCACTGGCAAAACAGTCATCGCGGCTCTGGACTACAAACGGCTAAGCGAAACCGCCGGTAGAGATCTAAAACTGCTCTTCGTCGCCCACCGTCAGGAGATCCTCAAGCAGGCAATGCGTACCTACCGTGACGTCATGCAGGACGGCGCCTTCGGTGAGCTCTACGTGGGGGAGCACAAGCCGCGGGAGTGGAAGCATATCTTCGCGTCCGTCCAGTCGTTGTCTTCCCTCGGCATCGAACAGCTCGAGCCTGACTTCTTTGACGTCGTCGTCATCGACGAGTTCCACCACGCCATGGCGCCCACGTACCGCCGCCTGCTGGAGCATCTGAAACCGCAACAGCTTCTCGGACTCACGGCGACCCCGGAACGGGGCGACGGCGTCGACGTCGCCAAGCAGTTCTTCGATGGCCGGACCGCCAGTGAGCTTAGGCTCTGGGACGCACTGGACGCTGACCTGCTGGTCCCGTTCCACTACTTCGGCGTCTCCGATGACGTCGACCTGAGCCGGTTGGAGTGGAAGCGCGGCAACTACGACACCACCCAGCTGAGCGCGATCTACACGGGAAACGACGCCCGCGCAGCCAAGGTGATCCGTGAACTCAGGGACAAGGTCACCAGCACGGACCAGATGCGGGCCATCGGCTTCTGCGTTTCGGTGCAGCATGCCCACTACATGGCGGAGGTGTTCAACCGAGCCGGAATTGCCTCTGTCGCCGTCGATGGCACCACTGACAATGCTGACCGCGAGGAAGCCCTCAGGCGCCTTGGCAAGCGCGAGATCAACTGCATTTTTGCCGTCGACCTCTTCAATGAAGGCCTGGACCTTCCGCAGGTGGACACCATCCTGCTGCTCCGGCCCACGCAGAGCGCCACTGTCTTTCTCCAGCAGCTGGGTCGCGGCCTGCGCCGTGCAGAGGGCAAAGCGGTGCTGACGGTCCTGGACTTCATCGGCCAACAGCGCCGTGAGTTCCGCTTTGATCTGCGTTACCGGGCGCTGACCGGCTACGGGCGCAAGGAGCTGGAGAAAGCTGTCGAGGACGAGTTCCCGTACCTGCCGTCCGGCTCGCAGATTGTGCTGGACCGGGTGGCGCAGAGGGTGGTGCTGGACAACATCAAGGCGCAGCTGCGGTTCAACCGGGCGCAGCTGGTCCGGGACATCGCCTCGTACGCCGAGACCGAGCTGGAGGCCTATCTGGAGCGGTCCGGGAATGACGTGAAGACGATTTACCGGTCCACCAGGGACTCATGGACCAGCTACCTACGGCAGGCGGGGCTGATCCAGGGGCTTTCACCCCTGGAGACCGTGTTGCGGGGGAAGCTTGAGGAGTTGTCGGGCGCGGAGGAAAAGAAGCTGCTGGGCCGCATGGCCGCGCTCATTCACGTGGACGATCCGGAACGGGCGGCCGCCTATTCGATGCTGGTTGCCCCCGACGCGCCCCGCTACGCGGAGCTTGGCATGCGCGAGCAGGCTTTCGCACGCATGCTGTTCTACACGCTGTGGGATGACGGCGGAGGATTCAAGACGTACGACGACGGCCTGGACCACCTGCGCGGCTACCAGTTTGTGTGCCGCGAGATCCGCCAGGTGGTGAAGCTGGGCGTGGCGGCATCGAAACATGCAGCGAAGAGCCTGGGTGCAGAGTTGCAGCACATCCCGTTGCTGTCCCACGCGACCTACCGGCGCGAGGAGGTTCTGGCAGCGTTGCAGTACGGTTCGCTGGAGCAAGGCAAGAACGTGCAGCACCGCGAGGGCGTTGCATGGTGTCCGGCGACGGCTACCGACGCCTTTTTTGTCACCCTGAACAAGGACGACAAGAAGCACTCGGCGACCACGATGTACAAGGACTACGCCATAAGCCCGGAACTGTTCCACTGGGAGTCGCAGAACGCGACGTCGCCGACCAGTCCGACGGGACAGCGCTACCTTAACCGGGCCCCGTACGGCTCGCGAATTCTGATCTTCACAAGGGATACGGCGGATGACGAGACCGGACTGACGGTTCCGTACACCTGCTTGGGTCAGGTGGACTACGTGCAGCACTCGGGCGAGAAGCCAATCGTGATCACTTGGAAGCTTCACCGGCCGATGCCAGCGGATGTGTTCGCGTCGGCGGCTGCCGTGGCGAAGTAA
- a CDS encoding HamA C-terminal domain-containing protein, which yields MEESEVTAPTIAAPESVPLQLSLRSSDVDRFTKLFYEPEALIVGKKAGIQLHVLRIDSGEFALAELYESLSDASITYALSRTNAAKYFADPRVSIVNKVKEKFRLPELKSGEGGEVLLYTFLESHLVAPKLLSKLELKTANDDYVKGADGIHLRQSNAELELIFGESKMHSDGKGKPGSSLQTAIADAFKSMATLRDGKFSTDKWLVENNLLKEAYDEQTVDALAAVLLPDALSSIKTRKSFGVFLGYEIDICEWPLIDLDHDEIESRIRTKARELVNDRIDYIRQQIITHGLGGYEFHFYMVPFLKQKTKEGVRGIKDVRFTLAKELSGKEPKPARKTPARKPAKNKDDA from the coding sequence ATGGAGGAGTCTGAAGTTACAGCTCCTACAATCGCGGCACCGGAATCGGTACCCCTTCAGCTCAGTCTACGATCGTCCGACGTAGATCGATTCACAAAGCTGTTTTACGAGCCCGAAGCTCTTATCGTCGGGAAGAAAGCGGGTATTCAACTCCACGTCCTCCGGATTGATAGCGGAGAGTTCGCACTCGCTGAGCTTTACGAGTCCTTGTCCGATGCATCGATTACTTATGCGCTATCCAGGACGAATGCTGCCAAGTATTTTGCTGATCCCCGAGTCTCGATCGTCAACAAGGTTAAAGAAAAGTTTCGCCTGCCTGAGCTGAAGAGCGGTGAAGGTGGTGAAGTGTTGCTATACACGTTTCTCGAGAGTCATTTGGTCGCCCCTAAGTTGCTATCCAAGCTGGAACTCAAGACTGCCAACGACGATTATGTGAAGGGTGCCGACGGCATCCACCTTCGTCAATCAAACGCTGAACTGGAACTTATCTTTGGTGAATCGAAAATGCATTCGGACGGTAAAGGCAAGCCGGGATCGAGCCTTCAAACCGCAATCGCGGACGCCTTCAAGTCCATGGCGACGCTTCGAGACGGCAAGTTCAGCACCGACAAATGGCTGGTTGAGAACAACTTACTGAAGGAGGCGTATGACGAGCAGACGGTAGATGCGTTGGCGGCGGTGTTGCTTCCAGACGCCTTATCATCCATCAAGACAAGGAAGTCCTTTGGCGTATTTCTAGGATACGAAATCGACATCTGCGAGTGGCCGCTGATCGATCTTGATCACGATGAAATAGAAAGCCGAATCCGGACAAAGGCACGAGAATTAGTCAATGATCGCATTGACTACATCCGGCAGCAGATCATCACCCACGGTCTGGGCGGTTACGAATTTCACTTCTACATGGTGCCGTTCTTGAAGCAAAAGACAAAAGAAGGCGTCCGGGGAATTAAGGATGTTCGGTTCACCCTCGCAAAGGAGCTATCCGGAAAAGAACCAAAGCCCGCTAGAAAGACACCCGCGCGCAAGCCCGCTAAAAACAAGGATGATGCCTGA
- a CDS encoding DEAD/DEAH box helicase, whose amino-acid sequence MAKTIGTGLSERIVASEVFVDSFRQLERMCAETFLLVSEDPSSQDASGELDVPRLLRFADILSHSELPLHRELAYTVVALLHELVATDMLDSDMAATVSGFTEAIMIELGNFPAIKTLRRRSELELVPPQSKEVTRALKHAIQETSQGDSVFTDAQATIVRSLEGASFFSFSGPTSLGKSFIIKDTLFGLVQKPELENRSIVVLVPTKALITQTVADLREVLAGLPEVHISPHPQLSYFLRKQFSRTVFVFTPERLLSYLPKAPREIDYLFVDEAQKVISEHDTRSPLYYHAINETLRKFATKLIFASPNIDNPEIFLQLFQKSSEGSIAVPERTVSQRRYLVDFVDRKVSHFEQHFGTADNEYPIPPQWSNKFDVVRDLSRSNQSIVYINSARGTVMGACEFADSLPERHDPRLSSLAAFAAENVHEDYYLIRCLKKGVAFHHGRMPQDLRDKIEELFSATDSPLQFVFCTSTLLEGVNLPAKNIFVLSDRHGLKMLTRLDFENLIGRAGRLTYDFSGNVVCIRDKATTWQGTTRELIRGAGTHKAESFLVNPRKGRKKEYTDIERVLTGKPLPKGRSEEARKATEQYASILTLHELYGQSSPLKDYFVDRIDNAKDILKKVSQSIAVPQEILRNAPDIPSGSQDGVWNRMKADPASARLVPADADLTKTSTYHAVLLRLYSEYDWNRQESTAPDSLVPKRKTSMDPITARLRYWANLMRNWTSGKPLSQIIKGSIRYYETNGEITFRDFDSETTYTTETFIRSDPRHINLVIEETLLDIEVGLRFKIMRYLQNHYELARLALGEDEAGMNLASLVEYGTSDVVAIALQDAGLSRGAALKVASDFAGYVQVADDGDLINLKIDELINAVASDAELLDELTELFPRQPIAKEVAD is encoded by the coding sequence ATGGCGAAGACAATTGGGACCGGCCTTAGCGAGAGGATCGTCGCTTCCGAAGTTTTCGTTGATAGTTTCCGTCAGCTGGAGCGGATGTGCGCAGAGACCTTCCTCCTTGTATCCGAAGACCCTTCCTCTCAAGACGCATCCGGCGAACTTGACGTGCCGCGGCTTCTGCGATTCGCCGACATCCTCTCTCACTCCGAACTTCCTCTTCACAGGGAGCTCGCGTATACGGTGGTCGCTCTCCTGCATGAGCTTGTGGCGACGGACATGCTAGACAGCGACATGGCGGCTACAGTAAGTGGCTTCACTGAGGCCATCATGATTGAGCTGGGCAACTTTCCCGCGATAAAGACGCTTAGGCGGCGGAGTGAGCTAGAGCTGGTCCCCCCTCAATCCAAAGAAGTGACCAGAGCACTTAAACATGCAATCCAGGAGACCAGCCAGGGTGACTCGGTATTCACCGACGCGCAAGCGACCATAGTTCGGAGCCTGGAAGGGGCCAGCTTCTTTAGCTTTTCCGGACCAACCTCGCTCGGCAAATCCTTCATTATCAAAGACACCCTGTTCGGCTTAGTTCAAAAGCCCGAACTCGAAAATCGCTCCATCGTGGTGCTCGTGCCTACGAAAGCACTCATTACGCAAACGGTGGCTGACCTTCGTGAAGTTCTGGCCGGCCTACCAGAAGTACACATCTCTCCCCACCCTCAGCTGTCTTATTTCCTTAGAAAGCAGTTTTCCCGCACTGTCTTCGTCTTCACCCCAGAACGGCTACTGAGCTACCTGCCTAAGGCGCCCAGGGAGATCGACTACCTGTTCGTTGACGAAGCCCAGAAGGTGATCTCAGAACACGACACCAGAAGTCCGCTCTACTACCACGCCATCAACGAAACACTCCGGAAGTTTGCGACGAAGCTCATATTCGCCTCACCTAACATCGACAATCCTGAAATCTTCCTTCAGTTGTTCCAGAAGTCCTCTGAAGGTTCCATAGCCGTCCCCGAACGGACAGTGAGCCAGAGACGCTACCTCGTGGATTTCGTTGACAGGAAAGTTAGCCACTTCGAGCAACACTTTGGCACCGCTGACAACGAGTATCCAATTCCCCCTCAGTGGAGTAACAAGTTTGACGTGGTTCGGGATCTATCGCGCTCCAATCAAAGCATCGTCTACATCAACAGTGCCCGCGGCACCGTTATGGGTGCTTGTGAATTTGCGGATAGCCTTCCCGAAAGACACGATCCGCGACTAAGCTCTCTGGCCGCTTTCGCCGCGGAGAACGTCCATGAGGACTATTACCTCATCCGCTGCCTGAAGAAGGGCGTGGCGTTTCACCACGGACGAATGCCACAGGATCTGCGCGACAAAATCGAAGAGCTGTTTTCAGCCACCGACTCACCGCTCCAGTTCGTGTTCTGCACCTCGACGCTCCTAGAGGGCGTCAACCTTCCCGCGAAGAACATCTTTGTGCTGAGCGACCGGCACGGCCTCAAGATGCTGACGCGGCTCGACTTTGAGAACCTGATTGGACGTGCAGGCCGACTGACCTACGACTTTTCGGGCAACGTCGTTTGTATACGTGACAAGGCAACGACGTGGCAAGGAACGACTCGGGAGCTGATCCGCGGTGCTGGAACCCACAAGGCCGAAAGCTTCCTAGTAAACCCACGTAAAGGTCGGAAGAAGGAGTACACGGACATTGAACGAGTCTTGACCGGCAAGCCCTTACCCAAGGGCCGGTCCGAGGAAGCTCGGAAGGCAACGGAACAGTATGCTTCCATCCTCACGTTGCACGAGCTCTATGGACAGTCTTCTCCCCTCAAGGATTACTTTGTCGACCGAATCGACAATGCGAAGGACATTCTAAAGAAGGTTTCGCAGTCGATCGCAGTGCCCCAAGAAATTCTTCGGAACGCACCCGACATTCCCTCCGGCTCGCAGGACGGCGTATGGAATCGCATGAAGGCCGACCCGGCTTCTGCTCGCCTGGTGCCCGCGGATGCAGACCTGACTAAAACCTCCACCTATCACGCTGTTTTGCTGCGCCTCTACTCCGAATACGACTGGAACCGGCAAGAGTCGACTGCTCCCGACTCTCTCGTTCCCAAGCGGAAAACCTCAATGGACCCAATCACAGCGAGGTTGCGATACTGGGCCAATCTGATGCGGAACTGGACGAGTGGAAAACCTCTTAGTCAAATCATCAAGGGCTCTATCCGGTACTACGAGACGAACGGCGAAATAACCTTTCGGGATTTCGATTCAGAAACGACGTACACAACCGAGACGTTCATTAGGTCTGACCCTCGGCACATCAACCTGGTGATCGAAGAGACTCTCCTCGACATCGAAGTGGGTCTTCGTTTCAAGATCATGCGATACCTGCAGAACCATTATGAGCTAGCTCGACTAGCGCTCGGCGAAGACGAAGCAGGCATGAATCTCGCTAGCCTTGTTGAGTATGGAACCTCTGACGTCGTAGCCATCGCATTACAGGACGCTGGCCTCTCCCGAGGAGCTGCACTCAAGGTAGCAAGTGATTTCGCCGGATATGTACAGGTGGCAGACGACGGCGACCTCATAAACCTGAAGATAGATGAGCTCATCAATGCCGTTGCATCCGACGCAGAACTGCTGGATGAGCTTACTGAACTTTTTCCTCGTCAACCCATAGCCAAGGAAGTGGCCGATTAA
- a CDS encoding ribokinase translates to MNTTRPAVTVVGSINLDLIATAKRLPTAGETIGGAVLSEQPGGKGANQAAAAARLGGSARMVGAVGKDSSGQRMLEALAAAGVETSDVAVLPQPTGTALIVVDRDGENQIVVCPGANSHLSLDGVEFGPEETVLCQLEVGLDVVLEAARKARGFFVLNAAPATDLPAELLERCDLVIVNESEYALIPALAEAKLVAVTYGKDGSAMFEHGKKVAEAPSVAVSVANTVGAGDAFCAALVLALRSGLDYSRALAVANAVGADVVGDPSSQPDLAQLGHYVERTAAASGTCS, encoded by the coding sequence ATGAACACAACACGCCCTGCCGTCACCGTGGTCGGCAGCATCAACCTGGACCTGATCGCCACCGCCAAGCGGCTTCCCACAGCGGGCGAAACCATCGGCGGAGCCGTCCTGTCCGAGCAGCCCGGCGGCAAGGGCGCCAACCAGGCAGCGGCCGCGGCCCGGCTGGGTGGCAGCGCCCGAATGGTCGGCGCCGTCGGCAAGGACTCGTCCGGACAGCGGATGCTCGAAGCCTTGGCCGCTGCGGGCGTTGAGACCTCCGACGTGGCCGTGCTCCCCCAACCGACCGGAACGGCGCTGATCGTGGTGGACCGCGACGGCGAGAACCAGATCGTGGTGTGCCCGGGCGCCAACTCGCACTTGTCGCTGGACGGGGTGGAGTTCGGCCCGGAGGAGACGGTGCTGTGCCAGCTTGAGGTGGGCCTGGACGTGGTGCTGGAGGCCGCCCGGAAGGCGCGCGGGTTCTTTGTGCTGAACGCTGCGCCGGCCACGGACCTGCCGGCGGAGCTGCTCGAGCGGTGCGACCTGGTGATCGTCAACGAGAGCGAGTACGCCCTCATCCCGGCCCTCGCCGAGGCGAAGCTGGTGGCGGTGACGTACGGCAAGGACGGCTCGGCCATGTTCGAGCACGGCAAGAAGGTGGCCGAAGCTCCGTCTGTTGCTGTTTCCGTGGCAAACACCGTCGGAGCGGGCGACGCATTCTGCGCCGCCCTGGTGCTGGCGCTGCGGAGCGGGCTGGATTATTCACGCGCTCTGGCTGTGGCGAATGCCGTGGGTGCGGATGTAGTGGGGGATCCTTCGTCCCAGCCGGATTTGGCACAGCTGGGCCACTACGTGGAGCGGACGGCCGCTGCGTCGGGCACTTGCTCATGA
- a CDS encoding MFS transporter, with translation MNTPTPTAAAPPAEGGAAVVITDDDVIKLSGRCAALLISTLLLGVLSFQLNASMVTPALPQIAASFGESADSAAPVQSMFFLAGAIAGPVIGRWSDFIGRRAALLLVLGIMGAGTILCIAAPTLPLLVAGRFLQGVSSAVFALAYIVLSENLQAKVFGTSVGIIAAINGGVGGVDGYVGGLVAETLGFRSIFVVVLVLTAIAAACIIKIVPAGRPQGVRGAMDWWGAGSLSLFLVFLTYFVSDGSAAGWTSPTALALLAGTVVSFAGFWFIEKRRSHPLIAVHHLRSRQVWPVIATTVLTLAGIFAVINFTVVLLSQDHDGGFGLSASISALLFLTPAALIGVFAAPLAGWLADRRGWILMLRLGTSLSLVCAVVAAVFSTSPVAVLIAVACLGIFYNGFFLTAINGLSVLLSPKEAPAALPGINGASFGIGASLGVVLVAPFAALGTSAGYATALWISVGITAAAFIVSLFVAAPKGETV, from the coding sequence GTGAACACCCCAACCCCCACCGCAGCCGCGCCTCCCGCGGAAGGCGGCGCCGCCGTCGTAATCACCGACGACGACGTAATTAAGCTCTCCGGCCGCTGCGCCGCCCTGCTGATCTCCACCCTGCTGCTGGGCGTGCTGTCCTTCCAGCTGAACGCCAGCATGGTCACCCCCGCGCTGCCGCAGATCGCCGCGAGCTTTGGCGAAAGCGCGGACAGCGCCGCCCCGGTCCAGTCCATGTTCTTCCTGGCCGGCGCCATCGCCGGGCCCGTGATCGGCCGGTGGAGCGACTTTATCGGCCGCCGCGCCGCGCTGCTGCTGGTCCTGGGCATCATGGGCGCCGGCACCATCCTCTGCATCGCCGCGCCCACCCTGCCGCTGCTGGTCGCCGGCCGGTTCCTGCAGGGCGTCTCCAGCGCCGTGTTCGCTCTCGCCTACATCGTGCTCAGCGAGAACCTGCAGGCCAAAGTCTTCGGCACCTCCGTGGGCATCATCGCCGCCATCAACGGGGGAGTGGGCGGCGTGGACGGCTACGTGGGTGGCCTCGTGGCCGAGACCCTCGGTTTCCGGTCCATCTTCGTCGTAGTGCTCGTCCTGACCGCCATCGCCGCCGCCTGCATCATCAAAATCGTCCCGGCCGGACGGCCCCAGGGCGTGCGCGGCGCCATGGACTGGTGGGGCGCCGGCTCCCTCTCGCTGTTCCTGGTGTTCCTCACCTACTTCGTCTCCGACGGTTCGGCCGCCGGCTGGACATCGCCCACCGCCCTGGCCCTGCTGGCCGGCACCGTTGTGTCCTTCGCGGGATTCTGGTTCATCGAAAAGCGCCGCAGCCACCCGCTCATCGCCGTGCACCACCTGCGCTCCCGCCAGGTGTGGCCGGTCATCGCCACCACCGTCCTCACCCTGGCCGGCATCTTCGCGGTCATCAACTTCACCGTGGTGCTGCTGAGCCAGGATCACGACGGCGGCTTCGGGCTTTCCGCCTCCATCTCGGCTTTGCTGTTCCTCACCCCCGCCGCGCTGATTGGCGTCTTCGCCGCACCTCTGGCGGGGTGGCTGGCGGACCGGCGCGGGTGGATCTTGATGCTGCGACTGGGGACTTCCTTAAGCCTGGTGTGTGCCGTGGTGGCAGCAGTTTTTTCCACGTCGCCCGTTGCGGTCCTTATTGCCGTTGCCTGCCTGGGCATCTTCTACAACGGCTTCTTCCTCACCGCCATCAACGGGCTCTCGGTCCTTTTGTCGCCCAAGGAGGCCCCGGCTGCGCTGCCCGGCATCAACGGTGCGTCCTTCGGGATCGGGGCGAGCCTCGGCGTCGTGCTCGTGGCGCCGTTCGCCGCCTTGGGTACTTCTGCGGGGTACGCGACCGCGCTCTGGATCTCGGTGGGCATTACCGCCGCCGCGTTCATCGTCAGCCTCTTCGTCGCCGCCCCCAAGGGCGAGACGGTCTAA
- a CDS encoding nucleoside hydrolase codes for MTAPIYLDCDTGIDDALALAYLLASPLASLVGVGTVSGNVSAAVGARNTLDLLSLAGAASVPVAVGAHDPLVGSFHGGAPWVHGSNGIGEVSLAPAAASLAAESAAEMLVRLAHTYPGALRVVAIGPLTNIAEALRLEPALPSLVESVTVMGGAALAPGNITPVAEANIWHDPEAAALVLAADWDVTLVPLDVTMTSVLEESHRQVLLSSAAPVPRALGEMLGYYFRFYEDIYGRPCSAMHDPLAAALAVGAVKPALAPVVRAAVDTSDGPGRGQTVCDMRGLYVGYPEVKAARCRVVLSLEEDFAPHLVEMLLNHFEGTTAAVEPSETKAVPIAAA; via the coding sequence GTGACTGCCCCCATTTACTTGGACTGCGACACCGGCATCGACGACGCCCTCGCCCTGGCCTACCTGCTCGCTTCGCCGCTTGCCTCGCTTGTGGGCGTGGGGACCGTGAGCGGGAACGTGAGTGCCGCGGTTGGCGCCCGGAATACGCTGGACCTGCTTTCTCTGGCTGGCGCTGCTTCTGTGCCGGTGGCTGTGGGTGCCCATGATCCGCTGGTTGGTTCGTTTCACGGCGGGGCCCCGTGGGTGCACGGGTCCAATGGCATTGGTGAGGTTTCGCTGGCTCCTGCTGCTGCTTCTCTTGCTGCCGAGTCCGCGGCGGAGATGCTGGTGCGGCTCGCTCACACTTATCCCGGTGCCTTGCGGGTGGTGGCGATCGGGCCGCTGACGAACATTGCCGAGGCGCTGCGGCTGGAGCCTGCGCTGCCGTCCCTGGTGGAGTCGGTCACCGTGATGGGCGGGGCCGCGCTGGCGCCGGGGAACATCACACCCGTCGCCGAGGCAAACATCTGGCACGACCCCGAGGCCGCCGCCCTGGTGCTGGCTGCCGACTGGGACGTGACCCTGGTGCCGTTGGACGTGACCATGACTTCCGTGTTGGAGGAGTCACACCGGCAGGTGTTGCTTTCGTCTGCGGCGCCGGTGCCCCGGGCGCTGGGGGAGATGCTGGGCTACTACTTCCGGTTCTACGAGGACATCTACGGCCGGCCGTGCTCCGCGATGCACGATCCGCTGGCGGCGGCGCTCGCTGTGGGTGCTGTTAAGCCTGCGCTGGCACCCGTGGTGCGCGCCGCCGTCGACACCTCCGACGGGCCCGGCCGCGGCCAGACTGTGTGCGACATGCGCGGGCTATACGTGGGCTACCCGGAAGTGAAGGCCGCGCGGTGCCGCGTGGTCCTCTCGCTGGAGGAGGACTTCGCCCCGCACCTGGTGGAGATGCTGCTAAACCATTTTGAAGGCACGACGGCGGCGGTTGAGCCCAGCGAAACCAAAGCCGTGCCCATCGCCGCTGCCTGA